A genomic stretch from Kribbella amoyensis includes:
- a CDS encoding TatD family hydrolase, translating into MSDGVEVDRPTRERAAIGEDGRSRDRSRPAVPDPLPMSVVDAHCHLDIADGEDGAWLSPAEAIKLASSVGVTRIVQVGCDLPGAVWAVEAAEQYPNLIAGVALHPNEAPKLKAAGELESALAEIERLATSTDKVRVIGETGLDYFRTGEDGRAAQHESFAAHIELAKRLDKTLMIHDRDAHQDILAILDREGVPDRLVMHCFSGDTEFARECVNRGAFLSFAGVVTFKNAQSLRDALAVTPLDRVLVETDAPYLTPSPHRGQPNASYLIPHTVRKMAGVLNISVAELCEALSGNAERAFGGAW; encoded by the coding sequence ATGTCTGACGGTGTGGAGGTCGATCGCCCGACCCGGGAACGGGCTGCCATCGGTGAGGACGGGCGGTCGCGGGACCGCAGCCGGCCCGCCGTTCCGGATCCGCTGCCGATGAGCGTGGTCGACGCGCACTGCCACCTGGACATCGCCGACGGCGAGGACGGCGCCTGGCTGAGCCCGGCCGAGGCGATCAAGCTGGCGTCGTCGGTCGGGGTGACCCGGATCGTCCAGGTCGGCTGCGATCTGCCGGGCGCGGTGTGGGCCGTCGAGGCCGCCGAGCAGTACCCGAACCTGATCGCCGGAGTCGCCCTGCACCCGAACGAAGCGCCCAAGCTGAAGGCGGCCGGGGAGCTGGAGTCCGCGCTGGCCGAGATCGAGCGGCTGGCGACCAGTACGGACAAGGTGCGGGTGATCGGCGAGACCGGGCTGGACTACTTCCGGACCGGCGAGGACGGCCGGGCCGCGCAGCACGAGTCGTTCGCCGCGCACATCGAGCTGGCCAAGCGGCTGGACAAGACGCTGATGATCCACGACCGCGACGCGCACCAGGACATCCTGGCGATCCTGGACCGCGAGGGCGTCCCGGACCGGTTGGTGATGCACTGCTTCTCCGGCGACACCGAGTTCGCCCGGGAGTGCGTGAACCGCGGGGCGTTCCTCAGCTTCGCGGGCGTGGTCACGTTCAAGAACGCGCAGTCGCTGCGGGACGCGCTGGCCGTCACTCCGCTCGACCGGGTGCTGGTCGAGACCGACGCGCCGTACCTCACGCCGTCGCCGCACCGCGGTCAGCCGAACGCGTCGTACCTGATCCCGCACACGGTCCGGAAGATGGCCGGCGTGCTGAACATCTCGGTCGCCGAGTTGTGCGAAGCCCTGTCCGGCAACGCGGAGCGCGCCTTCGGCGGAGCCTGGTAG